Proteins from a single region of Apium graveolens cultivar Ventura chromosome 7, ASM990537v1, whole genome shotgun sequence:
- the LOC141672833 gene encoding ras-related protein RABA5b, with the protein MEEAGEGEEYLFKIVVIGDSAVGKSNLLSRFARDEFDHNSKATIGVEFQTQVVQVDGKEVKAQVWDTAGQERFRAVTSAYYRGAVGALLVYDITRRPTFDSIKRWLDELNTHCDTTVARMLVGNKCDLEDIRDVSVEEGKNLAEEEGLFFIETSALDSTNVNTAFENVIRAIYNNISRKVLNSDSYKSELSVNRVTLVNNGAGSKQNWSSCCSR; encoded by the exons ATGGAAGAAGCAGGTGAAGGAGAAGAGTATCTGTTCAAAATAGTTGTAATAGGAGACTCAGCAGTGGGCAAATCTAATTTATTATCAAGATTTGCAAGAGATGAGTTTGATCACAACTCAAAGGCTACTATTGGTGTTGAGTTTCAGACCCAAGTTGTTCAAGTTGATGGTAAAGAAGTGAAAGCTCAGGTTTGGGATACTGCTGGTCAAGAGCGTTTTAGAGCTGTTACTTCTGCTTATTATAGAGGTGCTGTTGGTGCTCTTCTTGTTTATGATATTACTAGAAGACCTACTTTTGATAGTATCAAACGTTGGCTTGATGAGCTTAATa CTCATTGTGATACTACTGTGGCAAGAATGCTTGTGGGAAACAAGTGTGATTTAGAAGATATTAGAGATGTTAGTGTGGAGGAGGGCAAAAACTTAGCGGAGGAGGAAGGACTATTCTTCATTGAGACATCTGCATTAGACTCTACCAATGTTAACACTGCTTTCGAGAATGTTATTCGTGCCATCTACAATAACATTAGCAGGAAAGTACTAAACTCAGATTCCTACAAGTCCGAATTATCTGTGAATCGAGTTACTTTAGTCAACAATGGAGCAGGTTCAAAGCAGAATTGGAGTTCTTGCTGTTCCAGATGA